From Lytechinus variegatus isolate NC3 chromosome 16, Lvar_3.0, whole genome shotgun sequence, the proteins below share one genomic window:
- the LOC121429671 gene encoding N-acetylated-alpha-linked acidic dipeptidase 2-like — translation MSSPKHSPVRAALSMQLKAHPNLYSKTEESWNAGRMEEDAFMQNRGSNSANHRNTHHANSTDSKICCMSRKSLWIIGAVACVFLAIALGFLIGFFTHYAVSKSSVTMTTAKRKEMHRQAVGSVTQTSIGEYERLHAGQQCQIGSSSCPGNLTQTLASQLSSMGFKVSTSMYSVLVSYPDMTRMSSIRSVDPQGNTLQMVQLYGGEQDAGPNYNIAPARGPAQFSGSGQVSVGDQVPLGSADTVLVGTGGDSMVLTSGGSQAMPVYTPYTASGTAQGDLVYVNFGREADFQTLRDLGVEVSGKIGLARQGQGSAVDQAKVAARHGISGLLLYPDPDDMTSDMPMTSVITPDMSGMSGDPLTPGCPARDGIFRTSMNSVDLPSIPIQPVSMATAAMLLTNLTGIAAEGDWVGGLNVSYQIGLTGETRQPWFVELDIHNDVIQKPVYDVVGTIQGSEYPDEYVLLGGHYSSMMTSMVTAGSSSAVMESARVISEMMESGWMPRRTIMVGLWEGSEFGQVGSTEWVEDNRVILRDRAVAYIDLAGGGTGTILNAQSSPMLRGVLMESAEKIGISSMVNLDALSGMGDYVPFSHSVGIPSASIEIMSSHDINIEMLPTDGGAIMGVSSAQLGTQVILSLADDDVLNLDAGAMADTVMTYVDNIDTVLSSTMSPDEPMFAEGAITMLRSAATDYMMAVQGLQDAIGSDSIIDSPITMTMVNSRLMTMERSFIDDTIGGSMGSVLYGTSGTDTLSTVSQMMLNETGTVSVEMVHQTLSRLQCTIQSATQSVGMSLS, via the exons ATGTCGTCCCCGAAGCATTCACCGGTAAGGGCAGCCCTGTCGATGCAGCTGAAAGCCCACCCAAACCTGTATTCGAAGACCGAGGAAAGCTGGAACGCTGGTCGGATGGAGGAGGACGCTTTCATGCAGAACAGAGGTTCAAACTCCGCAAACCACAGAAATACACATCATGCAAATTCTACAG ATTCCAAGATTTGCTGCATGTCAAGAAAGTCTCTATGGATAATTGGTGCTGTGGCTTGTGTGTTTCTAGCCATTGCTTTGGGCTTTCTCATCGGCTTCTTCACCCACTATGCAGTCTCCAAATCTtcagttaccatgacaacagcaAAGAGGAAAGAGATGCACCGACAGGCTGTGGGAAGTGTTACACAGACCAGTATAGGAGAGTATGAAAG GTTACATGCAGGTCAGCAGTGTCAGATAGGAAGTTCTTCTTGCCCGGGCAACCTGACACAAACCCTCGCCTCTCAGCTGTCCTCTATGGGCTTCAAGGTTTCCACATCCATGTACAGCGTCCTGGTCTCCTACCCGGACATGACCCGGATGAGCAGTATCCGTTCCGTGGACCCTCAAGGGAATACCCTCCAGATGGTCCAGCTCTACGGGGGTGAGCAGGATGCTGGGCCGAACTACAACATTGCCCCAGCAAGGGGGCCTGCGCAGTTCTCCGGCAGCGGACAAGTGTCCGTAGGTGACCAGGTGCCTTTGGGCTCTGCAGATACAGTCCTTGTAGGAACTGGTGGGGATTCAATGGTGCTGACCAGCGGAGGATCGCAAGCAATGCCTGTATACACACCTTATACTGCTTCTGGTACAGCCCAG GGTGATCTTGTGTATGTGAACTTCGGAAGAGAAGCAGACTTTCAAACTCTAAGAGATCTTGGTGTGGAGGTATCAGGAAAGATTGGACTTGCACGACAGGGCCAGGGCAGTGCTGTAGATCAG GCCAAAGTTGCTGCTCGTCATGGAATTTCTGGACTTCTTCTCTACCCTGACCCCGATGACATGACCTCTGACATGCCAATGACCTCTGTGATTACCCCTGATATGTCTGGTATGAGTGGTGACCCTTTGACCCCGGGATGTCCAGCAAGAG ATGGAATTTTCAGAACTTCCATGAACTCTGTTGACCTTCCCAGCATTCCGATACAAcctgtttccatggcaacagcAGCCATGTTGCTAACTAATCTGACTGGAATTGCTGCTGAGGGGGACTGGGTCGGCGGTCTCAATGTGAGCTATCAGATAGGTCTAACGGGAGAAA cCAGACAGCCATGGTTTGTAGAGCTAGACATTcacaatgacgtcatccaaAAGCCGGTCTACGATGTCGTAGGAACAATACAGGGCTCAGAGTATCCAG ATGAATATGTCTTGCTTGGAGGTCACTACTCCAGTATGATGACCTCTATGGTGACCGCTGGGTCGTCGTCGGCGGTGATGGAGTCAGCACGGGTCATTAGCGAGATGATGGAGAGTGGATGGATGCCTAGACGCACCATCATGGTTGGACTGTGGGAAGGGTCAGAGTTTGGCCAGGTGGGATCTACGGAATGGGTGGAG gATAACAGAGTTATTTTGAGGGACAGGGCTGTGGCTTATATTGATCTAGCAGGAGGTGGTACCGGTACCATACTCAATGCACAGTCTTCACCCATGCTCAGGGGAGTTCTCATGGAGTCTGCCGAAAAG attggtATATCATCGATGGTAAACCTTGATGCTTTGAGCGGAATGGGGGACTATGTACCTTTCTCTCACTCTGTTGGCATTCCTTCAGCTAGTATTGAGATTATGAGTAGTCATGACATCAACATTGAA ATGCTACCTACCGATGGCGGTGCTATCATGGGTGTGTCATCGGCCCAGCTTGGCACCCAGGTCATTCTCTCCTTGGCTGATGATGATGTGTTAAATCTAGACGCAGGCGCTATGGCGGACACTGTGATGACCTACGTGGACAACATTGATACTGTGCTCAGCAGCACTATGTCTCCTGATGAGCCAATGTTTGCGGAAGGTGCAATAA CTATGCTGAGATCCGCCGCCACAGATTACATGATGGCAGTCCAAGGCTTGCAGGATGCTATCGGATCAGATTCAATTATTGACTCGCCAATTACCATGACGATGGTAAACAGTCGTTTGATGACCATGGAACGTTCTTTCATTGACGATACAATAGGAGGGTCCATGGG GAGTGTACTTTATGGAACGTCAGGTACAGACACCCTCTCAACAGTCTCTCAGATGATGCTGAATGAAACAGGTACTGTTTCAGTAGAGATGGTTCATCAAACCTTGTCCAGGCTTCAATGTACGATACAATCAGCTACACAGTCTGTTGGGATGTCACTGTCATGA